The Anastrepha ludens isolate Willacy chromosome 2, idAnaLude1.1, whole genome shotgun sequence DNA window aaaatttattcaaaaactggTTGATTTAGTTTCTGCTACTACTATagtgtttttgtgttttcgggATGACGCTCgtgaagaggaaactctcatgagtacttACTGCTATACCGGCATAGCAGTATGCTCGACTTGTAGCTTCTcagctacacctacgtactaaacacctctccactaCCTACCACTCTCCCCGCGGAACTATACAAAAAAGGAATTAGTTCACGgggtatgtgtgtacatacatacatacatgcacacccaCAGGGTGATGGTATTCGTAATAAATTTCTTCCATCACtgatttttctcttttattttatttcaagtgCACAAAAAATTACTAGAAAAATATTGTCAGCTACATAATAACTGAACTAAAGCTTTAAATGCATCCAGCGCATTTAGAAAATTCTACAAATACAACGTCCAAaacgcgcatacatacatacatatgaatgtgcatagtttaacaatttttttttaattcaaattcgaTACCAAAAAGAAGTTctataccaaaaaacaaaaaaattaatcaacacttacataaatataaatttaaaaaaaattctatcaaaTATTATTTCCTAGAATGCAACAACAATTTAAGAGAAAGAGTTGGGAAGTTCATTGGGATGTATTGCACGTTTTCCAAAAACTGTGATAGTAgcaagaatatttaaaattggcaagtgaaaaccaaaaaaaattattctgttTTGTGTCTCAAACTAAAAAGCACAACTATACCACTTGTGACTtatttaaatatgtgtatacagatatttttaaaatacaacaacaaaaaattaagacttGAAATTGGAATTCAAATAGAATATTGATATAATTGAAATCAAgttaaaaaattggcaaatcccaatcaccattttttaaattagaattttgtacaaaaataataaagtaatacaaataatttgaaaaaaaaaaaatatttcataataatcaaaataatttcaaagcgTAATCAAATTATGTGTGTAAAGAGAAAATGGCTTGAAAAGCGTTTAGTTTCAGTATTTAAAGGAAACTACAGTGCAACTAGAAAAAGTAGTATCCCCAAAATGTAAAAACTTATTTGCTTAGTATGAAATTTGTAGCATACTAGAGTTCTGCCTTTAAactattacatttttataaaaaacaaaagcaaaaataagtgtacaaaaacaaactgacacacatacatacatatgtacacgcatatgtattgtACTTAGAAACACTTTGATTTTGCTCATGCCAAAAGATTCTGaaatttcatcaatatttatatttattatgtaaaaaaaccaaacaaaagaaaactttaatagttttaatggcattaagggccttactttacttttgtaaaaaagaaaccataaaacaaaaaacaaatggcAGACACAAATCTTAATGataatgaacattaaaaaaaactgatcattgtaaattttaataataaatgaaaaataaaaagagagacctaaaattaattattctattggtaaacaaaaaaaattttagataaaattattAACAAGAATAAAATGGTCAACTAGtgaattttagtaatttatatACCAgcgtttatatttttgttatattatactAAACGTTAATgagaaaaagaagcaaaaaatatttaaattgtattgCATGTAGATCGTATTTGCAAATGCAAGCAAAGTAAAACAAGGAGCGAAGCAAACATCAGTCCAACAAAGTAAACATAGAAAAGCATACAGAAGCGCATTCGCATTCGAACGGACACGAACACACATACAATAGCATAAATTCgcgaaacaaacaaacaaacaaacacacgcacacatacatgcgaaTAAACCAAGAGATGGAATatgcattattattatattttattcaattatacatatgtatacacccGAATGTTtgagttgaaataaaaaattaaggcgaAATCCCTTTACAAACTTAAAATGCGTTTGTTCTTtgcaaaaaagttaatttatttatttatttacttgaaatataattataaataatcataTTACAAAATCTAGACAACCAACAGCAGAGCCCAtcgttctgaaaaaaaaaaaagtttaataggtTCCTATCAAggcacattcattaaaggtggtggcactagaccaacaacattgttttgtacgtttgattgtcaaagcaaagtattgccAAAAGAggaaacaaagaatgaattcgccttatttcattctgggctgaaaGTCCCGtggacacagcgaaagaaaaaaacatatcagctgatttaccgatagaTTTTAATATTAACCTTtcattggacaccttttttaaaaccttcggttgtgcACCCGGATCTGGCCTTGTTTTGTCCTGTTTGTGGATaccttttaaaaagttatatccataaatagatagaaaataaaattttaggaagctgccTGGAagttcaagtcgttagctataatagaaacacacaaaacgttttgcgtacgtagaggtcatccaaaaggcttgtagcGACATCCTGAATGACATTCCGGTcattgacctgaaacactccttcgaaaagcttttagattgcGCAAAAcaatgtatcgaggccagacgggactattttgaataaatatactcaaagttatcagaacaaagctcctgtcgtttctattttagctcagtcttgtttattttggacttcaccttgtatgttaaattcacgtcaaacttggaaaatttacaataacaaacattataattttaatagattCTTTAGCTTTAGTAatgttttttattgagaaatatctaaatttgtacgacatttttacactttttgttacgattttcaatgaaatttaataacttttcatgCAACCATGTTTCAGGAAAGAGCGTTTTGGAATCAGGTGATCTCAGTTGTGGGCAGTTTTTGACGACCAGTGTTTTACTTATGGATCTGTATAATGCATATGactgaattttttgtaaataaccaaattaattttttgtggaaCCCTACTATCTGacttacgtcaatcatatttgatacttgtaAACTATACAACTGCAGTATAGAGACAGACAAGCAAGCAATGGATCGCCTAAAGGTTGAAATGAAGATTTCCATTTCTCAAAatactttttgaagtgaaaacttctttagaatcgttgggagtgatttgagactcgatgaaacgaaaaagctacactacgaagcgttatatgttgatatacgtatatgtgtgtggctgcgtactgctgagccacgctagtatagtgagtattgtagtatatatactacactgcctattacttgctttggtgtttagttcaagcgtcatacgtatgtatgtttgtatgtatggtagtacgtatgtgtgcgcgcctgcgtattacggagccacggtgagcaagaaagcattatgtatacctatactacactacctaatacttgcttagaccaagcgtcctacgaatgtttgtgtgtatgttagtacgtctgtgtaatatacgcgttacgacgctcataatagcaaccgcgtgtgctgtattgcgtccgtatttttatattcgtaaatattttcatttttaaatatttaccgcaattgcagtcggtgttgcaatataccacaatcaaaatgacggtgctcgtattgtaactccacagatagatctgaatgcagaGCAACTAGAtacactgtctgttcagctctctaaagtgggagaaatatgagCATGCGAAatcagattgagcaatggaaaaacagttttaattgtggcaatttatatttcaccgaatcaatcaataaatagcatcacggaattcattcacgaaaatttaataaagtatacaccagaagtatcgcggatacttagaaaagattacgataaagttccaatgattttaagtggcgattttaacgtaaattttgcattggacacagcggttcctttaattgactttctaaatacaacattaaatttaaaaatgtgtaacaatcgcactgaatcgacaacacgatcaaatacaacaattgacgcgatatttcaaagatatgttgacaacatcgaaaccaaagcatttgtatcatattttagctatcataagccactcgtatcatttgttgaaattgaaaacatagaggatgaataataataaaatgaagaaaataaaatatgaactttatagcaatattataatgaacctataattatcccgctcctaatgctgctttcgtctcattctctctcagtttgttttacggaaggattcacttctatcgcgtctaaccgttagactggtatttttgttttttttttttttggtaaacagttattcaaaaccaaatttggatgattaattttgcgccacctgtataTATTTTCTGGCTTTACGAATAGGCTCCGTATGGGATCTCATAGAAGGTTTAGTCTTTGTTTTAATTGTATGTAGTTTTTACGTGATGGATGCCAAACACAACACTTAATCTATTCTGTGGTACTTGTTTATATAACAAGGCATTTGCTCTAAGTCAGACTCTGTTTAGTCCGAAATTAGCATGCACCGGAATGGCCCTACAAGTTACGTGACCGAAGTCGGAAATTGTAAGTTGCTTATATGGTATCCTATGCCAAGGATTCATTGCTGACGATTTTCAGGTGAGCTACAGTCAAAATCTTGCTCTACTTGACGAGCCGCTGCACACCAGCTGCGTAGACAATTCAAAGATGAAGTCATATTTTGATGGATAAAAACTTCAAAGGGATTAGTAGAGCTCCTACCCATCTATTGTGTGCTGCAGAAACTTGAGTGGAGCAGAATTCGAGAAAAGTTTTGCGCAACACGTAATATATGGAGAAGAGTGAGAAACATGAAGATACTTCAGCTATTTAAATTTCAGCAGCTTGCTTAGCAGAGCATTTCGGCAGAGTCATATCAATGCTCCAGTCTTTGGAGTATTTTACGTGATTAGCGATTGTAGCGGCAACTGAAATGGGGGCATTTAATGCTCTAAAAGTAAATAGCTTGGTAGCTTAGCTTAGCTTAGCTTAGCATTCAATCTGAGCATTTGCTTTGaatagatttttaattattatttttactccatatacagggtgggacaaacttaatcaaaaattaagaaacaataaaaaaaaaattatttccagaaatggtaatatttttatttccacaTGTGGAAATCTTTTTATTTCCAGATATggaaatcttagttttttttaatttttttttccgctagaatgattaattttgggccTAGAGTTATTATttagtacaaataaaaaatgatgattaattttacgccaccttgtattactaAGAAGTTACCATACAAGTTTTTAAGTttaggaaataaaacaaaacaaatgattCAAAAGTCTTTATGTctgctattttattttaaaattatttacaagtttttactaaataaagtgGAGGggttaataaaaatgtgaataaaaagCATTTACAAAAAGCAAGGCACAGAGCCATGGAGAGCATATCCgagccccgggggaaaattccgcgccccgggggaaaattgcaaatgcgggctctttccaataatgtctaattcatacaaatacgtataatctcgagtccgggcccctctgagaactccggacccgggggaaaaagtacccgttCCCCCGCCttccctctcgtcgggccttgccaaggcacattcattaaaggtggtggcacttgaccaacaacaatattttgtgcgtttgattgtcaaagcagagtattggcaaagtagaaaacaaataatgaattcgccctGTTTCACTCTggactgacagccacatggacacgatgaaagaaagaaaaataaatcagctgatttaccgataccagcTTTAATAGATTCTCCTTgacaaaaagtattaaatacttatttgtattgaaataattttcaaaaatctgaTATTTCCTCGTTccacttttcacattttaatCAAACTTCAAACATATCAAAATTATTAGCGCTAAACGTTTTcgttaacattttaaaaattcaaaaaccactaaaaaattaaaaattctaatttatccaccttactgcaaatccaaaaaCCAAGAAATCGCAAAATATGAACTCGAAAAATATTGATAACAGTGGTAAAAACCTCATCTTCCAGTTGACCCATACATGTGCCTATTTTCCATATTCACAGTACAATTTGTTTTTCAGAGGAAGTAAACAGCGTGAACAGCGGGTCCTCATCATCCACAAGTAAAATAAAGTCCGCCACCAGCAGCAAAGTGCGACACTCCCAAAAGCTCAGTTGGATACCTTCAACTGAGAAGGAAACGTACCGCACAGTTGTGGTCAACTATCGCTACGCCAAAATGGACAAGAGCTATCCTCGATGCACGAGCTCTTTTTCGAAGAGGAAACACTGGGATCGCATGATTGCTGCCATGGCCGCTACACAAAATAGCGATGCGGAGGAGGACGATGACGATGATGCACCTAATTTACGTCGACTTTACGATTGTTCCAAAGAAGATTTGGACATGTACGAAACACCGGATACTCCAATGCCTTCTTGCGAGAATATAACCGCGTCATGCGCGGCGCCCACAAATGAAGCCATCAAGTTGGAGGTGTATTGTTTGCCAGTAGAGCAAGAAGCTGCAGTAGAAGAACCGCAACTGAATACAATTGAGGAAAGTGAAATCGAATCGGTGACTCTACGTGATGAGGATTATAATGATGATGAGGATAAATCACAAGAGTGCTCCAATGAACCGATCTACAAAGCAACCGATAACTCAATGGAAACTGCATCTTGTCCGACATGTACCGATTTTGTACTCCTGGGAGATAATGGCATTGATGAATTGCAAGACTTCAATGCCGACTTTTGTTGTGCTATGACGAAGGACAAAGGGGATGGCACTGACGGAACGTGCATCATCAAGAACATCACAAAAGCGACCCAGAACCCCGAACGTCATAATGAACGTTTGCAAACGACACGACTATCGAGAAAGCGCGTAAGGAATATGCCCAGTCCTAAAATTTATGAGAATAGTTTGCAGTTAACGGTCGCAGAAATACCCAAAGATTCGGGTAATTCGAAGTGCGCACCTCCTCAGGGCGGATTTCGTCAGCGTCAACAGGAACTGCATCGATATCGTATTGCTGTGGAGCAAAAACGTTTGGAATTACTCGAGGTGAAGCTGCAGCGCGAACGCGAAGAAATGCTGCGTGAAGAAATACTCTTCGAAAAGGAGTTCGAACTTAAGGCAACACAACTGAAACAACTCATCGATGATAAAACCGTTGACATATTGTGAGGTTATATACGATGGAAAACTGATAATGGGGAAGAGCGCGatgaaaaaaagagaaataagtaGATATAAGctagaaaaaaattagcaattcaaaactttaaattttgaaaaaataccacTTGAAACAAGCAGTTTAAAccttgatataaaaaaatttttaattttataaaaacataataaaatatatgcaaaaaaaactagATTTAACCTGACCTATCAATATGAGGGGTTCCACTTGTGATGTTGTGATGTGGAAAAAGATGGTGATATGGAATTCTAGCTCAAGGCAGATATACCGCATCAAGTATGGAGGGAgcatcaattttatttatctctTTCTATCGGCATATATGGCCATCAAAATATGAGGATTATTTAGCCATCACGTAAAGCTCCGGTGGAAGCTTCATGAAAAGGGTTCCCGCACACAGAGAAAATATATAACTGAGAACGCTGAGGATTAAGAATCAAATCGGGACCAATTGGTTTGTTGCGAGGTGAAATAAGTTAGGTGAGGTAAAAAACGGGCtggaagtgaaacttcttttttttatatgagacTTTGTTTACtatgacccgatttacacgaggagacatctgcaagggagacactggaaattctcttttcatgtctcattcgcggccacacgggcaaaattgttttcggcaacattttgtcatttaatgctttagcatcgtctggttcggatgtttTCTCGCATGCGGTtacatgtaaagcggaaaacgttcgtcaacaatttcttaaatatatgaatgaaaaatgcaaactggttaaataataaataatttgttgtttttctatttaaatatatttataaatagttgtacttgaataaaaaaaattaaattaaaaatacttcatacataaataattaacttaaaattaacttgagtatctacaatagaaatgcggggaaaattagaattcaacataaacatgccctaatatattttaaattatacctactttactagcaaaaataatcgtgcatttcccaagcagtgttcggatgtttgtcatctttgttatcttccgtttgcttgaaaaccaacacataactcagaactttctcccacaaaagaagaaaa harbors:
- the LOC128857095 gene encoding uncharacterized protein LOC128857095, producing MNSKNIDNSEEVNSVNSGSSSSTSKIKSATSSKVRHSQKLSWIPSTEKETYRTVVVNYRYAKMDKSYPRCTSSFSKRKHWDRMIAAMAATQNSDAEEDDDDDAPNLRRLYDCSKEDLDMYETPDTPMPSCENITASCAAPTNEAIKLEVYCLPVEQEAAVEEPQLNTIEESEIESVTLRDEDYNDDEDKSQECSNEPIYKATDNSMETASCPTCTDFVLLGDNGIDELQDFNADFCCAMTKDKGDGTDGTCIIKNITKATQNPERHNERLQTTRLSRKRVRNMPSPKIYENSLQLTVAEIPKDSGNSKCAPPQGGFRQRQQELHRYRIAVEQKRLELLEVKLQREREEMLREEILFEKEFELKATQLKQLIDDKTVDIL